One Mycolicibacterium pulveris genomic region harbors:
- a CDS encoding CaiB/BaiF CoA transferase family protein translates to MRVSGPLDGIRVIEVGTLISGPFAGRLLGDMGAEVIKIEPPGAPDPLRTWGQAELAGHHFFWTVHARNKKAVTLNLRVPRGRELFLDLVERSDIIVENFRPGTLEKWDLGYDVLRERNRGVILVRVSGYGQTGPEAHKAGYASVAEAVSGLRHMNGFPGGPPPRLALSLGDSLAGMFAAQGALAALYRRTVTGEGQIVDAALTEACLAVQESTIPDYDVGRVVRGPSGTRLEGIAPSNIYRSADGSWVVIAANQDTVFRRLCEAMGRPELATDERFVDHGSRGRNQDELDKIIGDWAADRLPHDIIETLSAAGVIAGPINTVAEVVEDPQLRARGMLVEHWDERIERPVLGPGVVPVLSDTPGTVRTAGPATPGQHNDEVYRGLLGKSVDELDTLRAEGVL, encoded by the coding sequence ATGAGGGTGTCGGGTCCGCTGGACGGCATCCGGGTCATCGAGGTCGGCACCTTGATCTCGGGCCCTTTCGCCGGCCGGCTGCTCGGGGACATGGGCGCCGAGGTGATCAAGATCGAACCGCCGGGGGCGCCGGACCCGTTGCGCACCTGGGGCCAGGCCGAGCTCGCCGGGCACCACTTCTTCTGGACGGTGCACGCCCGCAACAAGAAGGCGGTGACGCTGAACCTGCGGGTGCCGCGCGGCCGGGAGCTGTTCCTCGACCTCGTCGAGCGCTCCGACATCATCGTGGAGAACTTCCGGCCCGGGACGTTGGAGAAGTGGGACCTCGGCTACGACGTGCTGCGCGAACGCAACCGCGGCGTCATCCTGGTCCGCGTCTCCGGCTACGGGCAGACCGGACCCGAGGCGCACAAGGCCGGCTACGCCTCGGTCGCCGAGGCAGTCAGCGGGCTGCGGCACATGAACGGTTTTCCGGGCGGCCCGCCGCCGCGGCTGGCGCTCTCGCTCGGCGACAGCCTGGCGGGCATGTTCGCCGCGCAGGGCGCGCTGGCCGCGCTGTACCGGCGCACGGTCACCGGCGAGGGGCAGATCGTCGACGCCGCGCTGACCGAGGCGTGTCTGGCGGTGCAGGAATCCACCATCCCCGACTACGACGTCGGCCGCGTGGTGCGCGGCCCGTCGGGCACCCGGCTGGAGGGCATCGCGCCGTCGAACATCTACCGCAGCGCCGACGGCAGCTGGGTGGTGATCGCCGCCAACCAGGACACCGTCTTCCGCAGGTTGTGCGAGGCCATGGGCCGCCCCGAGCTCGCCACCGACGAGCGGTTCGTCGACCACGGGTCCCGTGGCCGCAACCAGGACGAGCTGGACAAGATCATCGGCGACTGGGCCGCCGACCGCCTGCCGCACGACATCATCGAAACCCTCAGCGCGGCAGGGGTGATCGCCGGCCCCATCAACACCGTCGCCGAAGTGGTCGAGGACCCGCAGCTGCGGGCGCGCGGAATGCTGGTCGAGCACTGGGACGAGCGAATCGAGCGGCCGGTGCTGGGGCCCGGCGTCGTCCCGGTGCTCTCGGACACCCCGGGCACCGTGCGCACCGCCGGTCCGGCCACCCCCGGTCAGCACAACGACGAGGTCTACCGCGGACTGCTGGGCAAGTCGGTCGACGAACTCGACACGCTGCGGGCGGAAGGAGTGCTGTGA
- a CDS encoding homogentisate 1,2-dioxygenase yields MESFVHLRKGRTPKRLHADLDGLKDDELGRGGFVGRTANIYRRHDPTAYRAVGPLKPLDVMASSLKPGDAGDAAGSPLLLFFNPDCRISLSRRAEPMPFFVRHVDGDLLSFVHEGSGLLETEFGPLRYRVGDWVYIPKATTWRQVPDEETTLLMIEATDEFRVPPPGPLGRHFPFDPSQVTIPEPQAIDTGDGPQINGEYEVRLVHEGGPTSLFYQHNPLDVEGWRGDNFPFTFNIEDYNVVASESVHLPPTVHLFMQATGVAVMNFLPRPAETVPGTERPPWYHRNVDYDEIAFFHGGDLFGIPMPPGLISHAPQGVHHGAPEKARERARRKFDEQDRVGWKVIAIDTSRRLTPSAEVLAHDLGAAAAATSNGSQHS; encoded by the coding sequence GTGGAGTCGTTCGTTCACCTCCGAAAAGGCCGCACTCCCAAGCGGTTACACGCCGACCTCGACGGGCTCAAGGACGACGAGCTGGGTCGCGGTGGATTCGTCGGACGCACCGCGAACATCTACCGCCGCCACGACCCCACCGCCTACCGCGCCGTCGGCCCGCTGAAGCCGCTCGACGTCATGGCCTCGTCGCTCAAGCCCGGCGACGCCGGCGACGCCGCCGGAAGCCCGCTGCTGCTGTTCTTCAACCCCGACTGCCGGATCTCGCTGAGCCGGCGCGCCGAGCCGATGCCGTTCTTCGTCCGCCACGTCGACGGTGACCTGTTGTCGTTCGTGCACGAGGGCTCGGGTCTGCTGGAGACGGAGTTCGGCCCGCTGCGCTACCGCGTCGGCGACTGGGTCTACATCCCGAAGGCCACGACCTGGCGGCAGGTGCCCGACGAGGAGACCACGCTGCTGATGATCGAGGCCACCGACGAGTTCCGGGTGCCGCCGCCCGGTCCCCTGGGTAGGCACTTCCCGTTCGACCCGTCGCAGGTCACGATCCCGGAGCCGCAGGCCATCGACACCGGCGACGGCCCGCAGATCAACGGAGAATACGAGGTCCGGCTCGTGCACGAGGGCGGCCCGACATCGCTGTTCTACCAACACAATCCGCTCGACGTCGAGGGCTGGCGCGGCGACAACTTCCCGTTCACATTCAACATCGAGGACTACAACGTCGTCGCCAGCGAGAGCGTGCACCTGCCGCCGACCGTGCACCTGTTCATGCAGGCGACCGGTGTCGCGGTGATGAACTTCCTGCCCCGGCCCGCCGAAACCGTGCCCGGCACGGAGCGGCCCCCGTGGTACCACCGCAACGTCGACTACGACGAGATCGCGTTCTTCCACGGCGGCGACCTGTTCGGCATCCCCATGCCGCCCGGCCTGATCAGCCACGCCCCGCAGGGCGTGCACCACGGCGCCCCGGAGAAGGCCCGCGAGCGGGCGCGGCGCAAGTTCGACGAACAGGACCGCGTCGGCTGGAAGGTGATCGCGATCGACACGTCGCGGCGGCTCACCCCGTCGGCGGAGGTGCTGGCGCACGACCTCGGAGCGGCGGCGGCCGCGACATCGAACGGAAGCCAGCACTCGTGA
- a CDS encoding hydroxymethylglutaryl-CoA lyase gives MNELPAHVDIRDVSLRDGLQIEAPIPLEAKLELLAAVAATGVREMEATAFVSPTKVPALADAAELAAQLRNFPGIEFSALVASPNGAKRAIGAGLSSIEYVVSAADGHSRANVGRSTAEATALIPEIVAIAHDSGASVEVIIATAWDCPFDGPTPSQRVVDIVTAATDAGADRLAIADTIGTTTPRRVSELIDRIRPSVGDRPLGAHFHNTRGAGLASAYAAVSAGVTRLDASSGGLGGCPFAPGASGNIATEDLVYLLRDSGISVDVDLPAAITAAEVAQRVVGHELPSSLLRAGDRKLS, from the coding sequence GTGAACGAGCTACCTGCCCACGTCGACATCCGCGACGTCTCACTGCGCGACGGGCTGCAGATCGAAGCGCCGATTCCGTTGGAGGCCAAGCTCGAACTGCTGGCGGCGGTCGCCGCGACGGGCGTGCGGGAGATGGAGGCGACGGCGTTCGTGTCGCCGACCAAGGTGCCCGCGCTGGCCGACGCGGCAGAGCTGGCCGCGCAGCTGCGCAACTTTCCCGGCATCGAGTTCTCCGCGCTGGTGGCCAGCCCCAACGGCGCCAAACGCGCGATCGGCGCGGGCCTGTCGTCGATCGAGTACGTGGTGTCGGCGGCCGACGGGCACAGCCGCGCCAACGTCGGGCGCAGCACGGCTGAGGCCACCGCGTTGATCCCCGAGATCGTCGCGATCGCCCACGACAGCGGGGCGTCGGTGGAGGTCATCATCGCCACCGCGTGGGACTGCCCGTTCGACGGGCCCACGCCGTCGCAGCGCGTCGTCGACATCGTGACCGCGGCAACCGACGCCGGGGCGGATCGGCTCGCCATCGCCGACACCATCGGCACGACCACGCCGCGGCGGGTCAGCGAGCTCATCGACCGGATCCGTCCATCGGTCGGTGACCGCCCCCTCGGGGCGCACTTCCACAACACCCGCGGCGCCGGGCTGGCCAGCGCCTATGCCGCGGTCAGCGCCGGTGTCACCAGGCTCGACGCCTCTTCCGGCGGGCTCGGCGGCTGCCCGTTCGCCCCGGGTGCGAGCGGCAACATCGCCACCGAGGATCTGGTGTACCTGTTGCGGGACAGCGGCATTTCCGTCGACGTCGACCTGCCGGCGGCGATCACCGCCGCGGAGGTGGCACAACGCGTCGTCGGCCATGAACTGCCCAGCTCGCTGCTGCGCGCCGGCGACCGGAAACTGAGCTGA
- a CDS encoding nitroreductase/quinone reductase family protein: MADDVRDRITKLFQKNVANRVTRLLPFQTLLETTGRKSGKPRRTPLGGSRVGDQFWFVSEFGEKSQYIKNIKANPNVRVRLNGRWHNGVAHLMPDDDPHERLKSLPQFNSMGVRTFGTSLLTVRVDFTD; the protein is encoded by the coding sequence ATGGCCGACGACGTGCGCGACCGCATCACCAAGCTGTTCCAGAAGAACGTCGCCAACCGGGTGACGCGGTTACTGCCGTTCCAGACCCTGCTGGAGACGACCGGCCGCAAGTCCGGCAAGCCGCGACGGACGCCGCTGGGCGGTAGCCGGGTGGGCGACCAGTTCTGGTTCGTCTCGGAGTTCGGCGAGAAGTCGCAGTACATCAAGAACATCAAGGCCAACCCCAACGTGCGGGTGCGGCTGAACGGGCGCTGGCACAACGGCGTTGCGCATCTGATGCCCGACGACGATCCGCACGAACGGCTCAAGTCGCTGCCGCAGTTCAACAGCATGGGCGTGCGCACGTTCGGCACCAGCCTGCTGACGGTACGGGTCGATTTCACCGACTGA
- a CDS encoding phosphotransferase family protein — MSEPLTDALAEVLEPVLGAGVVVANLRRLTGGASRTTWAFDAVTDIRSSLILRTGPPDDVHASMELEATVQQRAAAAGAPVPRILAADSSPAALGNPYLICDAIAGETLVRRIHRALDDAGRSRLLHQCAQALAAIHRADPDGIGLAAGDQLAEWRDRLDEMGDPTAPFEWAFRRLQAHRPPPSRQVLVHGDFRMGNLIVDDEGLAAVLDWELVHLGEVYEDLAWFCIRAWRFGAPEERGAGGLGSVETFLAAYEAAADLTLDRKAFRWWLTVATLRWGVICRYQAERHLSGQTRSVELAAIGRRVSETEWDVLDLLAGGGPR, encoded by the coding sequence TTGAGCGAGCCGCTGACCGACGCGCTGGCCGAGGTGCTCGAGCCGGTGCTCGGTGCGGGCGTCGTGGTGGCGAACCTGCGTCGGTTGACCGGCGGCGCGAGCCGCACAACATGGGCGTTCGACGCGGTCACCGACATCCGGTCGTCGCTCATCCTGCGCACCGGCCCACCCGACGACGTGCACGCCAGCATGGAGCTGGAGGCCACGGTGCAACAGCGCGCCGCGGCCGCGGGCGCGCCCGTTCCCCGCATCCTGGCCGCGGACAGTTCACCTGCCGCGCTGGGCAATCCGTATCTGATCTGCGACGCCATCGCCGGAGAGACGCTGGTACGCAGGATCCACCGCGCGCTCGACGACGCCGGCCGCAGCCGGCTGCTGCACCAGTGCGCACAGGCACTGGCCGCGATCCACCGCGCCGACCCCGACGGCATCGGCCTGGCCGCCGGTGACCAGCTCGCCGAATGGCGGGACCGGCTCGACGAGATGGGCGACCCCACCGCCCCGTTCGAATGGGCGTTTCGCCGGCTCCAGGCGCATCGTCCGCCGCCGTCGCGCCAGGTTCTCGTGCACGGCGACTTCCGGATGGGCAACCTCATCGTCGACGACGAAGGCCTGGCGGCCGTACTGGACTGGGAGCTGGTGCACCTCGGCGAGGTGTACGAGGATCTGGCCTGGTTCTGCATCCGGGCGTGGCGCTTCGGCGCCCCCGAGGAGCGCGGCGCCGGCGGGCTCGGCAGCGTGGAGACGTTTCTGGCCGCATACGAGGCCGCCGCCGACCTTACGCTGGACCGAAAGGCGTTTCGGTGGTGGCTGACCGTCGCGACGTTGCGCTGGGGCGTGATCTGCCGGTATCAAGCCGAGCGGCACCTGTCCGGCCAGACCCGGTCGGTGGAGTTGGCCGCGATCGGCCGCCGGGTCAGCGAAACCGAATGGGATGTACTGGATCTGCTGGCCGGAGGGGGGCCCAGATGA
- a CDS encoding TetR/AcrR family transcriptional regulator, translated as MAKERTPRLSVDSWLEAGYAILAEEGIKALKLDRLCERVGATKGSFYWHFADMATYRSALVEAWGELRDEDRRFFAEANAMPPRERLSQMMTALVTARHWTLERAMREWARTDTAVAASVRASDQRVLDAVRRAFLDYGFDFEEADLRANATFAAGIGFLHLSGRRPSPSATDQRERFLDIMLHR; from the coding sequence ATGGCAAAGGAGCGCACCCCGCGGCTGTCGGTGGACAGCTGGCTGGAGGCCGGCTACGCGATCCTGGCCGAAGAGGGCATCAAGGCGCTCAAGCTCGACCGGTTGTGCGAGCGGGTCGGGGCCACCAAAGGGAGCTTCTACTGGCATTTCGCCGACATGGCGACCTATCGCTCCGCGCTCGTTGAGGCGTGGGGCGAGTTGCGTGACGAGGACCGCCGGTTCTTTGCCGAGGCAAACGCCATGCCGCCGCGCGAGCGGCTCTCGCAAATGATGACGGCACTGGTGACCGCCCGGCACTGGACGTTGGAACGGGCGATGCGGGAGTGGGCCCGTACCGACACCGCGGTTGCGGCCAGCGTGCGCGCCTCCGATCAGCGCGTGTTGGACGCGGTGCGCCGGGCGTTTCTGGACTACGGGTTCGACTTCGAGGAAGCCGACCTGCGAGCCAACGCGACCTTCGCCGCTGGTATCGGCTTCTTACACCTGTCGGGTCGCCGGCCCAGTCCCAGCGCCACTGACCAGCGGGAACGGTTCCTCGACATCATGCTGCACCGCTGA
- a CDS encoding acyl-CoA dehydrogenase family protein, whose translation MPPASVADAITSEFVANLADRAAEAECLRRLPAETVREFIATGFTELLVPARYGGEQAAFPSILDPVRRMAHGCASSAWTIGFYALHNWMLALFDARAQEEAFATRPFLAPAPLAPTGRGVPAPGGVRLSGRWSWATGVMDGNWIIVGALCGPDDSIYPALALLPIDAVTIEDVWHTDGMRATGSNDVVIADAFVPEHRLVRVADIYTGTAPGAALHDAGTYRWPMVPALALLAAMPALGSAERAAAIYAERLSERVLAYEGVMQKDKPIAQARLAEAEVRLRGLRALLADTVGEIEAAVDAGEQLPRPGRAAARLAAAHIVHESRAVIGLLLEASGASAHFVDHPLQRIRRDVDVISGHVVFDYDTSRELAGALRLGMKIPRTAMV comes from the coding sequence ATGCCCCCTGCTTCGGTGGCCGACGCCATCACCAGCGAGTTCGTCGCCAACCTCGCCGACCGGGCCGCCGAGGCCGAGTGCCTGCGCCGGCTGCCCGCCGAGACGGTCCGGGAGTTCATCGCGACCGGGTTCACCGAATTGCTCGTGCCCGCGCGCTACGGCGGCGAACAGGCCGCGTTTCCGTCGATCCTGGACCCGGTACGACGAATGGCGCACGGCTGCGCCTCGAGCGCGTGGACGATCGGCTTCTACGCTCTGCACAACTGGATGCTCGCGCTGTTCGACGCGCGCGCCCAGGAGGAGGCGTTCGCGACGCGGCCCTTCTTGGCGCCGGCTCCCCTGGCCCCGACCGGACGCGGCGTGCCCGCGCCGGGTGGGGTGCGGCTGAGCGGCCGGTGGTCGTGGGCGACGGGCGTGATGGACGGCAACTGGATCATCGTCGGCGCGCTGTGCGGCCCCGACGACTCCATCTATCCGGCGCTGGCGCTGCTGCCGATCGACGCGGTGACGATCGAGGACGTCTGGCACACCGACGGCATGCGCGCCACCGGTTCCAACGACGTGGTGATCGCCGACGCGTTCGTGCCCGAGCACCGCCTGGTGCGGGTGGCCGACATCTACACCGGCACCGCACCCGGGGCGGCCCTGCACGACGCGGGCACCTACCGGTGGCCGATGGTGCCCGCGCTGGCGCTGCTGGCGGCCATGCCCGCCCTGGGCAGCGCCGAGCGCGCCGCGGCGATCTACGCCGAGCGGCTGTCGGAGCGCGTGCTCGCCTACGAGGGCGTGATGCAGAAGGACAAACCGATCGCGCAGGCCCGTCTCGCCGAGGCCGAGGTGCGGTTGCGCGGGCTGCGGGCCCTGCTGGCCGACACCGTCGGCGAGATCGAAGCCGCCGTCGATGCGGGAGAACAGCTTCCGCGGCCGGGGCGCGCGGCGGCGCGGTTGGCGGCCGCGCACATCGTGCACGAATCGCGGGCGGTGATCGGCCTGCTCCTGGAGGCCTCGGGCGCCAGCGCCCACTTCGTCGACCACCCGCTGCAGCGCATTCGGCGCGACGTCGACGTGATCTCCGGGCACGTAGTGTTCGATTACGACACCAGCCGAGAACTGGCTGGCGCCCTCAGACTGGGAATGAAGATTCCCAGAACCGCGATGGTGTGA
- a CDS encoding DUF6285 domain-containing protein: protein MTGYHGRPTAAELVEAVAEFLEGDVRAATAPTEQAANTAQVNFHARVAANVLRIVERELRDESAAEVTDALAALGYRDEPALAAAIRAGELDDRPDEVLAALRTLVRHRLTIDHPGYAEG from the coding sequence ATGACCGGCTACCACGGCCGTCCCACCGCGGCCGAACTCGTCGAAGCGGTGGCCGAGTTCCTCGAGGGCGACGTGCGCGCCGCGACGGCGCCGACCGAGCAGGCCGCCAACACCGCACAGGTCAACTTCCACGCCCGCGTCGCCGCCAACGTGCTGCGCATCGTCGAACGCGAGCTGCGCGACGAGTCGGCCGCCGAGGTCACCGACGCGCTTGCGGCGTTGGGTTATCGCGACGAACCCGCGCTGGCGGCCGCGATCCGCGCCGGCGAACTCGACGACCGGCCCGACGAGGTGCTGGCGGCGCTGCGCACCCTGGTGCGGCATCGGCTGACGATCGACCACCCCGGCTACGCCGAGGGGTGA
- a CDS encoding nuclear transport factor 2 family protein has translation MAVESGVITTVADRLFDAIEKGDIATVEQLWSNDVVVWKVADRDRDKDRALRVIGWFMDTTTARRYEILERRLFDGGFVQQHVLHADGRNGKTIAMRVCIVIKVNAVGLIDRIDEYFDPAEISPLLDGSRTTEKAT, from the coding sequence ATGGCCGTCGAGTCCGGCGTGATCACTACCGTCGCCGATCGCCTGTTCGACGCCATCGAGAAGGGCGACATCGCCACCGTGGAGCAACTGTGGAGCAATGACGTGGTGGTCTGGAAGGTCGCCGATCGTGACCGCGACAAGGACCGGGCGCTGCGGGTCATCGGCTGGTTCATGGACACCACCACGGCCCGTCGCTACGAGATCCTCGAGCGCAGGCTGTTCGACGGCGGGTTCGTCCAGCAGCACGTTCTGCACGCCGACGGCCGCAACGGAAAGACGATCGCGATGCGGGTCTGCATCGTGATCAAGGTGAACGCCGTCGGGCTGATCGACCGCATCGACGAGTACTTCGACCCGGCGGAGATCAGCCCGCTGCTGGACGGCTCGCGGACCACGGAGAAGGCGACATGA
- a CDS encoding acyl-CoA dehydrogenase family protein, producing the protein MDFDLPDHLRTLLAEMDAFIEAEIKPLEREHIQYFDHRREHARTDWDNGGIPRREWEDLLSEMRRRADKAGWLRYGLPSRFGGRDGTNLDMAVIREHLAHKGLGLHNDLQDESSIVGNFPQVIMMDRFGTADQKKEWTEALITGERSMAFGLTEPNHGSDATWLETRAVRDGDSWVINGAKRFNTGVHRATHDLVFARTSGEDGQARGITAFLVPTDTPGFTVPYYWWTFNMPTDHGEVELKDVRVPADSVLGEVDRGLEVGQTFLHENRIRQAASSLGAAQYCIDRAVAYANERSVFGKPLAVNQAVQWPLVELQTEAQMVRLLVRYAATELDRNHHMEVSDKVSMANYRANRLVCEAADRAMQVFGGVGYSRHEPFEHIYRHHRRYRITEGAEEIQIRRVAQRMFGFGKR; encoded by the coding sequence GTGGATTTCGACCTGCCCGACCACCTACGGACACTGCTCGCCGAGATGGATGCGTTCATCGAAGCCGAGATCAAACCGCTGGAACGCGAGCACATCCAGTACTTCGACCATCGCCGCGAGCATGCCCGCACCGACTGGGACAACGGCGGCATACCCCGACGCGAGTGGGAGGATCTGCTCTCCGAGATGCGTCGTCGTGCCGACAAGGCAGGCTGGTTGCGGTACGGCCTGCCGTCGCGATTCGGCGGCCGCGACGGCACCAACCTCGACATGGCGGTCATCCGGGAACATCTGGCGCACAAGGGCCTTGGGCTGCACAATGACCTGCAAGACGAGTCGTCGATCGTCGGGAACTTCCCGCAGGTCATCATGATGGACCGGTTCGGCACCGCCGACCAGAAGAAGGAGTGGACCGAGGCGTTGATCACCGGTGAGCGGTCGATGGCCTTCGGGCTCACCGAGCCGAACCACGGCTCCGACGCCACGTGGCTGGAGACCCGCGCGGTGCGCGACGGCGACAGCTGGGTCATCAACGGCGCCAAGCGGTTCAACACCGGCGTGCATCGCGCCACCCACGACCTGGTCTTCGCGCGCACCTCGGGGGAAGACGGTCAGGCGCGCGGCATCACGGCGTTCCTGGTTCCGACCGACACGCCGGGCTTCACCGTGCCGTACTACTGGTGGACGTTCAACATGCCGACCGACCACGGCGAGGTCGAGCTCAAGGACGTGCGCGTGCCCGCCGACTCGGTTCTCGGCGAAGTGGACCGGGGACTCGAGGTGGGCCAGACCTTCCTGCACGAGAACAGGATTCGGCAAGCCGCCAGCAGCTTGGGCGCCGCACAGTACTGCATCGACCGTGCGGTGGCCTACGCGAACGAGCGCTCGGTCTTCGGCAAGCCGCTCGCGGTGAACCAGGCGGTGCAGTGGCCGCTGGTCGAGCTGCAGACCGAAGCGCAGATGGTGCGGCTGCTGGTCCGCTACGCCGCCACGGAGTTGGACCGCAACCACCACATGGAGGTCTCCGACAAGGTGTCGATGGCCAACTACCGCGCCAACCGGCTGGTGTGCGAGGCCGCCGACCGCGCGATGCAGGTGTTCGGCGGGGTCGGTTACAGCAGGCACGAACCGTTCGAACACATCTATCGCCATCACCGCCGCTACCGCATCACCGAAGGCGCCGAGGAGATTCAGATCCGCCGGGTGGCGCAGCGGATGTTCGGATTCGGTAAGCGTTGA
- a CDS encoding TetR/AcrR family transcriptional regulator — MATEPSATLSPKGRQTREAIELAARKLFAERGFHGTTLSDITSAAGKSPAAFYRYFADKEDLLATLAESFLHDVVAPSGSTLALPESPDDDAFFSSVVTGYWNMFKQNIGIMIAVAQLAATQPRFAHVQNEFRRLGMDIVAASVRHAQEQGYGTDLNPEHTAAAIALLFENFTTVFVGTSGLDLEIGDEDAIATLSKIWKKTLYGS; from the coding sequence GTGGCCACGGAACCGTCGGCGACGCTCAGCCCCAAGGGCCGCCAGACCCGTGAGGCCATCGAGCTGGCGGCCCGAAAGTTGTTCGCCGAACGTGGCTTTCACGGCACCACGCTGAGCGATATCACGTCGGCGGCGGGCAAGTCACCCGCGGCGTTCTACCGGTATTTCGCCGACAAGGAAGACTTGTTGGCCACGTTGGCGGAGTCGTTCCTGCACGACGTGGTGGCCCCGTCGGGATCCACCCTTGCGCTGCCCGAATCACCGGACGACGACGCGTTCTTTTCCTCGGTGGTCACCGGCTACTGGAACATGTTCAAGCAGAACATCGGCATCATGATCGCGGTCGCGCAGCTCGCCGCCACCCAACCGCGATTCGCCCACGTGCAGAACGAGTTTCGCCGCCTCGGTATGGACATCGTCGCGGCCTCCGTGCGCCACGCGCAAGAGCAGGGCTACGGCACCGACCTCAATCCCGAACACACCGCGGCGGCGATCGCGCTGCTGTTCGAGAACTTCACCACGGTCTTCGTCGGCACGTCGGGCCTGGACCTCGAGATCGGTGACGAGGACGCCATCGCGACCCTGTCGAAGATCTGGAAGAAGACGCTTTATGGCTCCTAG
- a CDS encoding alpha/beta hydrolase family protein encodes MTSTTGAPVRHEYDRIPYLVAYQNTSGVRDVYGGVAELVVLESHLLRPKDRPSDTVLVFMHPIGGGAYLPMMNGLARAGHHVVYCNSRFRGTDSALLMEKVVEDLGECIKDAKNRLGYSKVVLAGWSGGGSLSVFYQQQAQHPTVTASPSGDGPDLTKLGLIPADGLMLLAAHISRHGTLTEWLDASILDESDPTKRDPELDLYNPDNPNQPPYTPEFLERYRQAQIDRNRRITKWVKEKLADLKAAGRPDDEFAFVVHGTMADPRWLDPTVDPNERTPGSCYLGDPQVVNNSPVGLARFCTLRSWLSQWSYDDANGDAVKAGPDIAVPTLVIGNLADDACTPSHTRRLFEAIGHHDKEMHEIPGANHYYAGADQRDKLREAVGVVTDWLHRHGFSQ; translated from the coding sequence GTGACGTCGACGACCGGGGCGCCGGTGCGCCATGAATACGACCGCATCCCGTATCTCGTTGCCTACCAGAACACTTCGGGCGTGCGCGACGTGTACGGCGGGGTGGCCGAACTGGTGGTGCTGGAAAGTCATCTGCTGCGGCCGAAGGACCGGCCGAGCGACACCGTGCTGGTGTTCATGCACCCGATCGGCGGGGGCGCCTACCTGCCGATGATGAACGGCCTGGCCCGCGCCGGCCATCACGTCGTCTACTGCAACAGCCGGTTCCGCGGCACCGACTCGGCGTTGTTGATGGAGAAGGTCGTCGAAGACCTCGGCGAGTGCATCAAGGACGCCAAGAACCGGTTGGGCTACTCCAAGGTGGTGCTGGCCGGCTGGAGCGGGGGCGGGTCGCTGTCGGTGTTCTACCAGCAGCAGGCCCAGCATCCCACGGTGACGGCGAGCCCGTCCGGCGACGGCCCGGACCTGACCAAGCTTGGGCTGATCCCCGCCGACGGGCTGATGCTGCTGGCCGCCCACATCAGCCGCCACGGCACGCTGACCGAGTGGCTCGACGCGTCGATCCTCGACGAGTCCGATCCGACGAAGCGCGACCCCGAGCTGGACCTCTACAACCCGGACAACCCCAACCAGCCGCCTTACACACCGGAGTTCCTCGAGCGGTATCGCCAGGCGCAGATCGACCGCAACCGCCGAATCACCAAGTGGGTCAAGGAAAAGCTGGCCGATCTCAAGGCGGCGGGGCGACCCGATGACGAGTTCGCGTTCGTCGTGCACGGCACGATGGCCGACCCGCGCTGGCTGGACCCCACCGTCGACCCCAACGAACGCACGCCGGGCAGCTGCTATCTGGGCGACCCGCAGGTGGTCAACAACTCCCCCGTCGGCCTGGCCCGGTTCTGCACGCTGCGCAGCTGGCTGTCGCAGTGGAGCTACGACGACGCCAACGGCGACGCGGTCAAGGCGGGCCCGGACATCGCGGTGCCGACGCTGGTGATCGGCAACCTCGCCGACGACGCGTGCACGCCGAGCCACACCCGCAGGCTGTTCGAGGCGATCGGGCATCATGACAAGGAGATGCACGAGATCCCAGGCGCCAACCACTACTACGCGGGCGCCGACCAGCGCGACAAGCTGCGCGAGGCGGTCGGCGTGGTCACCGACTGGCTGCACCGACACGGGTTCTCCCAATGA